From the Mangifera indica cultivar Alphonso chromosome 10, CATAS_Mindica_2.1, whole genome shotgun sequence genome, one window contains:
- the LOC123228442 gene encoding pumilio homolog 1-like has protein sequence MMPDISVRSSMFKSSDYVEDLSKLVREQKQQQQLQQQQISVNTATSATDPEKELNIYRSGSAPPTVEGSLNSISGLFNTLSGNKGGFSSEEDLRADPAYVNYYYSNVNLNPRLPPPLLSKEDWRFTQRLRGGEEVGGIGDRRKGNGSLFAVQPGFRGSDEDNGGASGGGGGAWGGDGLIGLPRLGLGSRQKSIAEIIQDDINHAAPVSRHPSRSASRNAFEDGVETSEAQFTHLHCEMATIDVLHSGANKQGLPAARNVGASASHSYASALSASLSRSTTPDPQLVARAPSPRIPPVGEGRVTIEKRSVNGQNSLNSVSSSLNDSADLAAVMSGLNLSTDDMVDQENHSQLQNQHEIDDHNSLFNLQGDANQIKQNSYLNKTESGHFQMHSASHSTKGSYSNMGKSSGLGTDMSSTSFMADMHKPALSSANSFLKGPSTPTLNGGGSSPFQAQMVGNMNSTFSNFSLNGFAMNPSSPPMMGSPLGSGALPPLFESAAAATAMGASGLDARALGANLGLGPNIMAAAADLQNINRPGNHTSGNALQMPLMDPLYLQYLRSNEYAAAQVASLSDPSMDIGNSYMDLLGLQKAYLAALLSPQKSQYGVPYLGKSSSLNHNFYGNPAFSLGFQYPGSPLLSNSPVGSGSPVRLGERNLRFSSGMRNLSGSVMGPWHSEGGSGLDESFASSLLDEFKSNKTKCFELSEIACHVVEFSADQYGSRFIQQKLETATTDEKNMVFHEIMPQALTLMTDVFGNYVIQKFFEHGTAAQIRELANELTGHVLTLSLQMYGCRVIQKAIEVVDLDQQIQMVTELDSHIMRCVRDQNGNHVIQKCIECVPEDSIQFIVSTFYDQVVTLSTHPYGCRVIQRVLEHCHDAKTQCIMMDEILASVCMLAQDQYGNYVVQHVLEHGKPNERSAIIRKLTGQIVQMSQQKFASNVIEKCLTFGTPAERQTLVNEMLGSIDENEPLQVMMKDQFANYVVQKVLETCDDQQLELILNRIKVHLNALKKYTYGKHIVARVEKLVAAGERRISIMTPHAA, from the exons ATGATGCCGGATATTTCAGTGCGATCATCCATGTTTAAGAGCTCGGATTACGTTGAAGATTTAAGCAAGCTGGTTCGTGAACAAAAGCAGCAGCAACAactacaacaacaacaaatatcAGTCAATACTGCAACTAGTGCGACTGATCCTGAGAAGGAACTCAATATTTATCGAAGTGGGTCAGCCCCACCAACTGTTGAAGGTTCTTTGAACTCAATCAGTGGTTTGTTCAATACACTTAGCGGCAACAAAGGTGGCTTCTCGAGTGAAGAGGATTTGAGGGCTGATCCAGCgtatgtaaattattattactctAACGTTAACTTGAATCCAAGGTTGCCTCCACCTTTGTTGTCCAAGGAGGATTGGAGGTTTACACAGAGGCTGAGAGGAGGCGAAGAAGTGGGAGGGATTGGTGATAGGAGGAAGGGAAATGGGTCGCTTTTTGCGGTGCAGCCGGGATTTAGAGGGAGCGATGAGGATAATGGTGGTGCTAGTGGTGGCGGTGGAGGAGCGTGGGGAGGAGATGGGTTGATTGGGTTGCCTCGTTTGGGGTTGGGGAGTAGGCAGAAGAGCATTGCGGAGATCATTCAG GATGATATAAATCATGCAGCCCCTGTTTCAAGGCATCCTTCTCGTTCTGCTAGTCGCAATGCATTTGAGGATGGTGTTGAGACTTCAGAAGCCCAGTTTACTCATCTGCACTGTGAAATGGCAACCATTGATGTTTTGCATTCTGGTGCCAATAAACAGGGTCTGCCAGCTGCACGAAATGTTGGTGCATCAGCTTCGCATTCCTATGCATCTGCTTTAAGCGCTTCCTTGTCTAGAAGCACCACACCTGATCCACAACTTGTAGCTAGGGCTCCTAGTCCTCGCATTCCACCAGTTGGAGAAGGTAGGGTTACCATTGAGAAAAGAAGTGTCAATGGCCAAAACTCATTGAATAGTGTTTCTTCAAGTTTGAATGACTCTGCAGACCTAGCAGCTGTTATGTCTGGCCTGAATCTATCAACAGATGATATGGTTGATCAAGAGAATCATTCACAGTTACAAAATCAACATGAAATTGATGATCACAATAGTCTATTCAATTTGCAAGGTGATgcaaaccaaattaaacaaaattcataCTTAAATAAGACGGAATCTGGGCATTTTCAAATGCATTCTGCTTCTCACTCAACTAAAGGATCTTATTCAAATATGGGTAAAAGCAGTGGACTTGGGACTGATATGAGCAGCACTTCTTTCATGGCTGATATGCATAAGCCTGCTTTGTCATCTGCAAACTCATTCCTAAAAGGACCCTCTACTCCAACTCTCAATGGTGGAGGAAGTTCACCTTTTCAAGCTCAAATGGTTGGCAACATGAATTCTACCTTTTCAAACTTTAGCTTAAATGGTTTTGCGATGAATCCTTCATCACCACCCATGATGGGAAGCCCGCTTGGAAGTGGTGCTTTGCCACCGTTATTTGAAAGTGCTGCTGCCGCCACTGCAATGGGAGCAAGTGGCTTGGATGCTAGAGCATTGGGGGCAAATTTGGGTTTAGGTCCAAATATAATGGCAGCAGCTGCGGACTTGCAAAACATTAATAGACCGGGGAATCACACTTCTGGTAACGCTCTTCAGATGCCTCTGATGGACCCTTTGTATCTTCAGTACTTGAGATCAAATGAATATGCTGCAGCACAGGTTGCATCTCTCAGTGACCCCTCTATGGACATTGGTAATTCATATATGGATTTACTTGGACTCCAGAAAGCTTACTTAGCAGCACTGCTATCACCTCAAAAATCTCAGTATGGTGTTCCCTATCTTGGTAAATCCAGTAGCTTGAATCATAATTTCTATGGCAATCCTGCATTTAGTCTTGGCTTTCAATATCCAGGGAGTCCCCTTCTTTCCAATTCTCCTGTTGGATCAGGTAGTCCTGTTAGGCTTGGGGAGCGTAATCTGCGCTTTTCTTCTGGGATGAGGAATCTATCTGGGAGTGTCATGGGACCTTGGCACTCAGAAGGTGGTAGTGGCTTGGATGAAAGTTTTGCGTCCTCTTTACTGGATGAGTTTAAAAGCAATAAAACTAAATGCTTTGAACTGTCAGAAATTGCTTGTCATGTTGTTGAGTTCAG TGCGGATCAGTATGGAAGTCGGTTTATTCAACAGAAGCTTGAAACTGCAACAACAGACGAGAAAAATATGGTTTTCCATGAGATCATGCCTCAAGCACTTACATTAATGACTGATGTGTTTGGTAATTATGTTATTCAAAAG TTTTTTGAACATGGAACTGCTGCCCAGATAAGAGAACTTGCTAACGAATTAACTGGGCATGTGCTAACTCTTAGTCTCCAGATGTATGGCTGTCGAGTGATCCAGAag GCAATAGAAGTAGTTGACTTGGATCAGCAGATTCAGATGGTGACAGAGCTTGATAGTCATATCATGCGCTGTGTTCGTGATCAGAATGGGAATCACGTCATCCAGAAATGTATCGAATGTGTACCTGAAGATTCTATCCAGTTTATTGTTTCAACATTTTATGACCAAGTTGTGACACTGTCTACTCATCCGTATGGTTGTCGTGTAATACAG AGAGTCCTGGAACATTGCCATGATGCCAAAACCCAATGTATAATGATGGATGAGATTCTGGCATCAGTTTGCATGTTGGCACAAGATCAATATGGGAATTATGTTGTACAg CATGTACTGGAGCACGGAAAACCCAATGAGCGCTCTgcaataattagaaaattaactgGGCAGATAGTTCAAATGAGCCAGCAGAAGTTTGCCTCCAATGTTATAGAGAAGTGTTTAACATTTGGAACTCCTGCAGAACGTCAGACCCTGGTGAATGAGATGCTTGGATCAATTGATGAAAATGAACCTCTTCAG GTGATGATGAAGGATCAGTTTGCAAACTATGTTGTACAGAAGGTGCTGGAAACTTGTGATGACCAGCAACTTGAACTTATTCTCAACCGAATAAAGGTTCACTTGAATGCTTTGAAGAAGTATACTTACGGGAAGCATATAGTTGCACGTGTAGAGAAACTTGTTGCAGCCGGGG AAAGGAGGATTAGCATAATGACTCCACATGCTGCATAG
- the LOC123228444 gene encoding L-type lectin-domain containing receptor kinase S.4-like has translation MAEKFSFLLGCFLFLSIPVFSQVNEFYFSGFRGDDSNDNNMTLNGGAEIEDNGLIKLTNFTSRVLGHAFYTTPIKFKNSTNSKSLSFSTCFAFAIINEYAELGGHGIAFAISPTKELAGALPSQYLGLLNANDNGNFSNHIFAVEFDTVEDFEFGDINGNHVGIDIDSLTSNASATAAYFLENSTKLELKLKSGKVIQAWIDYDSETNQLDVRLSPFSAKPKSSILSFAVDLSSIVRDTMYVGFSASTGMLSSSHYLLGWSFNMSGEAESLTLSSLPSLPGSKKSHKALIVRISVSAFLFMVLAVAIVFYLVWKIKDADVIEEWEHDVGPHRFSYHELKIATRGFKDKELLGIGGFGRVYKGTLPNTNTQVAVKRVSHESKQGLREFVSEIASIGHLRHRNLVQLLGWCRRRGDLLLVYDFMPNGSLDKYLFDEPKAILTWEQRFRIIKGVASALLYLHEEWEQTVIHRDIKAGNVLLDSELNGRLGDFGLAKLYEHGSIPTTTRVVGTLGYLAPELTRIGKPTTSTDVYAFGALMLEVVCGRRPVEPKASPEELILVDWVWDRLKVGAILDAVDPRLKGQFDETEAIIVMKLGLMCSNNAADARPTMRQVVRYLEREVELPEVDEELEDFVHSYSNSSNYEKVSNESLSRNDGDVDIEASSSSPLPLIVRNDTR, from the coding sequence ATGGCagaaaaattcagttttttgtTGGGttgctttctctttctttcaatcCCAGTTTTTTCTCAAGTAAATGAGTTCTATTTCAGTGGATTCCGTGGTGATGATTCCAATGATAACAATATGACCTTAAATGGTGGGGCGGAGATTGAAGACAATGGCTTAATTAAGTTAACAAACTTCACTTCTCGAGTTCTGGGACATGCTTTTTACACCACACCAATCAAGTTTAAGAATTCAACAAACAGCAAGTCTCTATCTTTCTCCACTTGTTTTGCCTTTgctataattaatgaatatgcAGAGCTTGGTGGCCATGGTATTGCTTTTGCAATCTCTCCTACAAAAGAGCTTGCCGGTGCTCTTCCTAGCCAATATCTTGGCCTCCTCAATGCAAATGATAATGGGAATTTTTCAAACCACATATTTGCAGTTGAATTTGACACAGTAGAagattttgagtttggtgataTCAATGGCAATCATGTTGGTATTGACATTGATAGTTTGACATCAAATGCCTCGGCCACAGCTGCTTATTTTCTAGAAAATTCAACTAAGCTAGAGCTGAAACTCAAGAGTGGTAAGGTTATACAAGCCTGGATTGATTATGATTCTGAAACAAATCAATTAGATGTGAGGCTTTCACCTTTTTCTGCAAAACCAAAATCTTCAATTTTGTCCTTCGCTGTGGATCTATCATCGATTGTTAGAGATACTATGTATGTGGGATTTTCTGCATCAACAGGTATGCTTTCAAGCTCACATTATTTGTTGGGTTGGAGTTTTAACATGAGTGGAGAGGCTGAGTCTTTAACTTTGTCTTCTCTTCCTTCACTTCCCGGGTCTAAAAAGAGTCATAAGGCATTAATTGTTAGGATTTCTGTCTCTGCCTTTTTATTTATGGTTTTGGCTGTTGCAATAGTCTTTTATCTTGTGTGGAAAATTAAAGATGCTGATGTTATTGAAGAGTGGGAACATGATGTCGGTCCTCATAGATTCTCTTATCATGAACTCAAGATAGCAACAAGAGGTTTCAAGGACAAAGAACTACTCGGGATTGGTGGATTTGGTAGAGTTTACAAAGGAACTCTACCAAATACTAATACCCAAGTTGCTGTCAAGAGAGTTTCTCATGAATCTAAACAAGGTTTGAGAGAATTTGTGTCTGAGATTGCTAGTATTGGCCATCTTAGGCATAGAAATCTTGTTCAATTGCTAGGATGGTGTCGCCGCAGAGGTGATTTGTTActtgtttatgattttatgcCTAATGGTAGCTTAGATAAGTATCTTTTTGATGAACCAAAAGCAATTCTCACTTGGGAACAGAGGTTTAGGATTATCAAAGGTGTGGCTTCAGCCCTTTTGTATTTGCATGAAGAGTGGGAACAAACTGTTATTCACAGGGACATTAAGGCTGGAAATGTGTTGTTAGATTCTGAATTAAACGGAAGACTAGGTGATTTTGGTCTGGCTAAGCTCTATGAGCATGGATCAATCCCAACCACCACTAGGGTGGTGGGCACATTGGGATACTTGGCACCAGAGCTCACACGCATTGGCAAGCCCACAACAAGCACAGATGTATATGCATTTGGTGCTCTTATGCTTGAAGTTGTTTGTGGGAGAAGGCCTGTTGAGCCAAAGGCTTCGCCTGAAGAGCTCATTTTGGTTGACTGGGTTTGGGATAGATTGAAAGTTGGTGCAATCCTTGACGCAGTGGATCCAAGATTGAAAGGCCAGTTTGATGAAACTGAAGCTATAATTGTGATGAAATTGGGCCTAATGTGTTCAAACAATGCAGCCGATGCACGACCTACAATGAGGCAAGTTGTGAGGTACTTGGAGAGAGAGGTTGAATTGCCTGAAGTGGATGAAGAACTAGAGGATTTTGTTCATTCATactcaaattcttcaaattatgAGAAAGTGAGTAATGAGTCATTGTCCCGCAACGATGGAGATGTTGATATTGAAGCAAGCTCATCTTCACCACTCCCACTTATTGTAAGAAATGATACTAGATAG
- the LOC123227036 gene encoding ribulose bisphosphate carboxylase/oxygenase activase, chloroplastic — MAAAVSTVGAVNRAPLSLNGSGAGSSAPSSPFLGTSLKKVSSRFTNSKVPSGTFKINAEYDEKKQTDKDRWKGLATDQSDDQQDITRGKGTVDSLFQAPMGTGTHYAVMSSYDYISQGLRQYNLDNNMDGFYIAPAFMDKLVVHISKNFMNLPNIKIPLILGIWGGKGQGKSFQCELVFAKMGINPIMMSAGELESGNAGEPAKLIRQRYREAADMIKKGKMCVLFINDLDAGAGRLGGTTQYTVNNQMVNATLMNIADNPTSVQLPGMYNKEENPRVPIIVTGNDFSTLYAPLIRDGRMEKFYWAPTREDRIGVCKGIFRTDHIADDDIVKLVDTFPGQSIDFFGALRARVYDDEVRNWISGIGVDTIGKKLVNSKEGPPTFEQPKMTIEKLLEYGNMLVQEQENVKRVQLADKYLREAALGEANEDAI; from the exons ATGGCTGCTGCTGTCTCCACTGTTGGTGCTGTCAACAGAGCACCG TTGAGCTTGAATGGTTCTGGTGCTGGATCCTCTGCACCAAGCTCTCCTTTCTTGGGCACCAGCTTGAAGAAAGTGAGTTCAAGATTCACTAACTCCAAGGTCCCATCTGGGACCTTCAAGATCAACGCTGAATATGATGAAAAGAAGCAGACCGACAAGGACAGATGGAAGGGCCTTGCCACTGACCAATCTGATGACCAACAAGACATCACCAGAGGAAAAGGCACGGTCGACTCTCTGTTCCAGGCACCTATGGGCACAGGCACCCACTACGCCGTCATGTCTTCTTATGACTACATCAGCCAGGGCCTTCGCCA ATACAACTTGGACAACAACATGGATGGTTTCTACATTGCCCCTGCTTTCATGGACAAGCTTGTTGTTCATATCTCTAAAAACTTCATGAACCTACCCAATATTAag ATTCCTCTGATCTTGGGTATATGGGGAGGAAAAGGTCAAGGAAAATCATTCCAATGTGAGCTTGTTTTCGCCAAGATGGGCATCAA CCCGATCATGATGAGTGCCGGAGAATTGGAAAGTGGGAATGCCGGAGAGCCCGCTAAGTTGATCAGGCAGAGGTACCGTGAGGCGGCTGATATGATCAAGAAGGGAAAAATGTGCGTCCTTTTCATCAACGATCTTGATGCCGGAGCTGGTCGTCTTGGTGGAACCACCCAATACACAGTGAATAACCAAATGGTAAACGCCACACTAATGAACATTGCTGATAACCCAACAAGCGTCCAGCTCCCCGGAATGTACAACAAGGAGGAAAATCCCCGTGTCCCCATCATCGTCACCGGCAACGACTTCTCCACATTGTATGCCCCCCTCATTCGAGACGGCCGTATGGAGAAATTCTACTGGGCACCCACCAGGGAAGACCGTATTGGCGTCTGCAAGGGCATCTTCAGAACTGACCACATTGCCGATGATGACATTGTCAAGCTTGTCGACACCTTCCCCGGCCAATCCATTG ATTTCTTCGGTGCCCTGAGGGCCAGAGTTTACGACGATGAAGTGAGAAACTGGATTTCCGGGATTGGTGTTGACACCATTGGGAAGAAGCTGGTGAACTCAAAGGAAGGGCCACCAACATTTGAGCAGCCAAAGATGACAATTGAGAAGCTTCTTGAGTATGGAAACATGCTTGTTCAAGAGCAAGAGAATGTGAAGAGAGTCCAATTGGCTGACAAGTATTTGAGAGAGGCAGCTCTTGGTGAAGCCAATGAAGATGCCATTTAA
- the LOC123228443 gene encoding uncharacterized protein LOC123228443 codes for MASGLEPIPITSQKHDPAWKHCQMFKNGDRVQLKCVFCGKVFKGGGIHRIKEHLAGQKGNASTCLCVSPDVRLEMQQSLDGVVVKKRKKQKIADEITNNNPISSEIEAFAEPGDLSTGLPLIEVSNTPETSSSLLVNREGTSHISGDRRKRWRGKHPSVHANAVGMCSVSLASKRVNNNLFMAIGRFLYDIGAPLDAVNSIYFQPMVDAIASGGSEAVMPSYHDIRGWILKNSVEEVKNDIDKYTATWGRTGCSVLVDQWNTEMGRTLLSFLVYCPEGTVFLRSVDASGIINSPDALYELLKQVVEEVGVRHVLQVITSSEEQYIVAVRRLTDTFPTLYWTPCAARCLNLILEDFLKLEWINAIIEQARAITRFVYNHSVVLNMARRYTFGNDIIEPGITRSATNFTTLKRMMDLKHNLQAMVTSQEWMDCQYSKKPGGLEMLDIISNQSFWSSCNLIVCLTNPLLRLLQIISSEKKPAMGYIYAGMYRVKETIKKELIKREEYMVYWNIIDHWWEQQWHLPLHAAGFFLNPKFFYSIDGDIPSEILSGTYDCIERLVSDTKVQDKIMKEINSYRNAVGDFGRKMAIRARDTLLPAEWWSTYGGSCPNLARLAICILSQTCCLMGYKQHQIPFEQIYDTRNCLERQRLDDLVFVQYNLRLRQMVSKNKEQNSMDPLSSDGANTVEEWITGKDVCMEDYGNSDWMALDPPSSNTMLLGSASDEVEELVEGFDDYEIFNRVKDGEENIDENRLSQ; via the exons ATGGCATCTGGACTTGAACCAATACCGATAACATCACAAAAACATGACCCAGCGTGGAAGCATTGTCAGATGTTCAAAAATGGTGATAGAGTGCAATTAAAGTGTGTCTTCTGTGGTAAAGTATTTAAGGGTGGTGGGATTCATAGGATTAAGGAACATTTAGCAGGCCAAAAGGGTAATGCGTCTACCTGTTTGTGTGTTTCACCCGATGTTCGCCTTGAAATGCAACAAAGTTTAGATGGGGTTGTGgtaaaaaagaggaagaagcaaaagattgCAGACGAGATCACAAATAATAACCCGATTTCTAGTGAGATAGAGGCCTTTGCTGAACCGGGCGATCTTAGTACTGGTTTGCCATTGATAGAAGTTTCAAATACACCTGAGACTAGTTCGAGTTTGTTGGTTAATAGAGAAGGGACAAGTCATATTAGTGGAGATAGAAGGAAGAGATGGAGAGGGAAACATCCTTCTGTACATGCTAATGCAGTAGGTATGTGCAGTGTTTCATTAGCTTCTAAGAGAGTGAATAATAATCTCTTTATGGCTATTGGGCGGTTCTTGTATGATATAGGGGCACCACTGGATGCTGTGAACTCGATTTATTTCCAACCAATGGTTGATGCTATTGCCTCAGGAGGATCAGAGGCTGTAATGCCTTCATATCATGATATTCGGGGTTGGATATTGAAGAATTCAGTTGAGGAGGTGaaaaatgatattgataaaTACACAGCAACATGGGGAAGGACTGGTTGTTCTGTTTTGGTTGACCAATGGAACACTGAAATGGGTAGGACTTTGCTGAGTTTTTTGGTATATTGTCCTGAGGGAACAGTGTTTTTGAGATCAGTTGATGCATCTGGCATCATAAATTCCCCTGATGCTCTTTATGAATTGCTCAAGCAAGTGGTGGAAGAAGTTGGAGTTAGACATGTGTTGCAAGTGATCACTAGCAGTGAGGAGCAGTATATTGTTGCCGTGAGAAGGTTAACTGATACTTTCCCGACTCTTTATTGGACTCCATGTGCAGCTCGTTGCTTGAACTTAATACTTGAGGATTTTCTGAAGCTTGAGTGGATTAATGCAATTATTGAACAGGCTAGAGCAATCACTAGATTTGTGTACAATCATAGTGTGGTTTTGAATATGGCAAGAAGATATACCTTTGGCAATGATATTATAGAACCGGGAATCACTCGCTCTGCCACAAACTTTACAACATTGAAAAGAATGATGGACCTCAAACATAATTTGCAGGCCATGGTTACTTCACAGGAGTGGATGGATTGTCAGTATTCCAAAAAACCTGGGGGACTGGAAATGTTAGATATAATAAGTAATCAGTCATTTTGGTCATCGTGTAACCTGATTGTTTGCTTAACAAATCCTCTCTTGCGACTTCTGCAAATTATTAGCAGTGAGAAGAAACCTGCAATGGGATACATATATGCTGGAATGTATCGGGTGAAAGAAACAATTAAGAAAGAACTCATTAAGAGAGAAGAGTATATGGTCTATTGGAATATTATTGATCACTGGTGGGAGCAACAATGGCATCTTCCTCTTCATGCTGCAGGGTTTTTCCTAAATCCCAAGTTCTTTTATAGTATAGATGGTGATATACCTAGTGAAATTTTGTCAGGAACGTATGACTGCATAGAGAGATTGGTTTCTGATACAAAAGTGCAGGATAAAATCATGAAAGAGATAAACTCATATAGGAATGCTGTTGGAGATTTCGGGAGGAAGATGGCAATTAGAGCTAGAGATACTTTACTTCCTG CGGAATGGTGGTCAACATATGGAGGAAGTTGCCCAAATTTGGCACGTTTGGCAATCTGCATTCTCAGTCAAACATGTTGTTTGATGGGATATAAGCAACATCAGATTCCTTTTGAACAAATATATGACACAAGGAACTGTCTAGAGCGTCAGCGTCTCGATGACCTTGTATTTGTTCAGTACAACTTGCGTCTGAGACAAAT GGTCAGCAAAAACAAAGAACAGAATTCTATGGACCCTTTGTCATCTGATGGCGCTAACACTGTTGAAGAGTGGATCACAGGGAAGGATGTATGTATGGAGGACTATGGGAACTCAGATTGGATGGCGCTTGATCCACCATCTTCTAATACAATGCTTTTAGGATCTGCCAGCGATGAAGTCGAAGAGCTAGTTGAAG GTTTTgatgattatgagattttcaacaGAGTGAAAGATGGCGAGGAAAATATTGATGAGAATCGACTAAGTCAGTAA
- the LOC123228119 gene encoding probable E3 ubiquitin-protein ligase RHC2A — translation MSSVVSSSSYWCYSCSRFVRVLNQDAIICPDCDSGFVEEIENPPRGIQTTDIQHRRLRRFPAGSMYMIGSDNNHRHSDRSNRDQNTSAGPFLRRSRRTGGDRSLFNPVIVLRGPDRPVIGADVENNGNGYELYYDDGEGAGLRPLPRSMSEFLLGSGFERLIEQLSQVDMNGIGGYEHPPASKAAIESLPFVSIDVSHVEMESHCAVCKEAFELRSEAREMPCKHIYHPDCILPWLSLRNSCPVCRHELPADNNQDISEETDNGANGQGQFVGSNNDEEAVGLTIWRLPGGGFAVGRFSGGRRGGDRELPVVYTEMDGGFNNGGGVPRRVSFGSRGSRGDRDRGGLIRRAFSNLFGCFSRSGSSSSASDSRIRRRSRTASMFNISARRRRGWDVTVNTSGGRR, via the coding sequence ATGTCTTCTGTAGTTTCGTCATCGTCTTATTGGTGTTACAGTTGCAGCCGGTTCGTTAGGGTTTTGAATCAGGATGCGATAATATGTCCGGACTGCGACAGTGGTTTCGTGGAGGAGATCGAGAATCCGCCACGCGGAATCCAAACCACCGACATACAACACCGCCGCCTGAGGAGGTTTCCGGCGGGCTCGATGTACATGATCGGTAGTGATAATAACCACAGGCACAGTGACCGGTCTAATCGAGATCAAAATACCTCTGCCGGTCCGTTTCTTCGCAGAAGCCGAAGAACTGGCGGCGATCGGTCTCTTTTTAATCCAGTTATCGTTCTCCGTGGACCGGACAGGCCGGTTATTGGAGCAGATGTTGAAAATAACGGTAACGGTTATGAATTGTACTATGACGACGGTGAAGGCGCTGGTTTGAGACCGTTACCACGAAGTATGTCGGAGTTTTTATTAGGATCTGGATTTGAACGGTTGATTGAGCAGTTATCGCAGGTTGATATGAATGGAATCGGCGGTTATGAGCATCCACCGGCTTCAAAGGCCGCAATTGAATCTTTGCCGTTCGTTTCTATCGATGTGAGTCATGTAGAAATGGAATCACACTGTGCTGTTTGTAAAGAAGCTTTTGAATTACGATCTGAAGCTAGAGAAATGCCGTGTAAACATATTTATCATCCTGATTGTATACTCCCGTGGTTATCGCTTCGTAATTCTTGTCCCGTTTGTAGGCATGAATTGCCTGCCGATAATAATCAAGACATTAGTGAGGAAACTGATAATGGAGCGAACGGACAAGGACAATTTGTGGGTTCAAATAATGATGAGGAGGCAGTAGGATTAACAATTTGGAGGTTACCTGGAGGAGGGTTTGCGGTGGGGCGGTTTTCGGGAGGAAGGAGAGGTGGTGATAGAGAGCTTCCGGTTGTTTACACGGAGATGGATGGTGGGTTTAACAATGGCGGAGGTGTGCCGAGGAGGGTTTCCTTTGGGTCAAGAGGGAGTAGAGGAGACAGAGACAGAGGTGGGTTGATTCGAAGGGCTTTTAGCAATTTGTTTGGGTGTTTTAGCCGGTCAGGCAGTTCAAGCTCGGCTTCAGATTCGAGGATAAGGAGGAGAAGTAGAACGGCTTCCATGTTTAATATATCAGCGCGGAGGAGAAGGGGTTGGGATGTTACGGTTAACACTAGTGGtggaagaagatga